The following proteins come from a genomic window of Aspergillus luchuensis IFO 4308 DNA, chromosome 3, nearly complete sequence:
- the SPT3 gene encoding transcriptional regulator SPT3 (COG:K;~EggNog:ENOG410PHPH;~InterPro:IPR009072,IPR003195;~PFAM:PF02269;~go_function: GO:0046982 - protein heterodimerization activity [Evidence IEA];~go_process: GO:0006366 - transcription by RNA polymerase II [Evidence IEA]), translating into MSTDRTPKYRQEIQQMMFVSGETAEPSVETTTLIEDIVRQQVVEILARSTALATRRGVRSISTDDLIFLIRHDKAKVSRLKTFLSWKDVRKNVKDSDDKGGADAADFAGADDPIAGGVVAGPQDVASKPKNKRARVGLAWDVNSFYSVQVPEREDEEDEEEEEQNYATLQRLAAADERTKNMTKEEYVFWSECRQASFTYRKSKRFREWAGFGIVTESKPNDDIVDILGFLTFEIVQTLTEEALKVKEREDREKNRRGGGENGESSKKRTRETGLFDPPEEGRTPVETRHIREAYRKLQATPNKNIAMLLHNGRLPAKMPLRLI; encoded by the exons ATGTCGACTGATCGTACCCCCAAGTATCGGCAGGAGATCCAGCAG ATGATGTTCGTCTCTGGTGAGACTGCCGAACCGTCCGTCGAAACCACGACTCTCATTGAGGACATTGTGCGCCAGCAAGTTGTCGAAATT CTCGCACGAAGCACCGCCCTAGCTACTCGTCGCGGCGTGCGGTCTATCTCTACCGATGATTTGATCTTTCTCATTCGCCATGACAAGGCCAAGGTGTCGCGTCTCAAGACGTTCCTGTCCTGGAAAGATGTCCGAAAGAACGTCAAAGACTCCGACGACAAAGGCGGCGCTGATGCTGCAGACTTCGCGGGAGCTGATGACCCCATCGCCGGCGGAGTCGTCGCAGGACCGCAGGACGTCGCGTCAAAGCCCAAGAATAAGCGTGCTCGCGTTGGTCTCGCCTGGGACGTGAACAGCTTCTACTCGGTGCAGGTTCCCGAAcgcgaggacgaagaagatgaggaagaggaggagcagaacTACGCTACGCTCCAGCGCCTCGCCGCGGCCGACGAACGTACTAAGAACATGACCAAGGAAGAGTATGTGTTCTGGTCAGAATGTCGCCAGGCTTCGTTCACCTACCGCAAAAGTAAACGGTTCCGCGAGTGGGCCGGATTCGGCATCGTGACTGAGTCCAAGCCCAATGACGATATCGTTGATATTCTTGGTTTTTTGACTTTCGAAATTGTGCAGACTCTGACCGAGGAAGCActcaaggtcaaggagcGGGAAGACCGCGAGAAGAACCGtcgtggaggtggtgagaaCGGCGAGAGCAGTAAGAAGCGTACGCGCGAGACTGGATTGTTCGATCCCCCTGAGGAGGGTCGTACCCCGGTTGAGACCAGACATATTCGCGAAGCGTATCGGAAGCTGCAGGCGACTCCTAATAAGAACATTGCCATGCTGCTGCACAATGGACGCCTGCCGGCTAAGATGCCATTGCGATTG
- the dph5 gene encoding diphthine synthase (BUSCO:EOG09263JW5;~COG:J;~EggNog:ENOG410PGKF;~InterPro:IPR035996,IPR014777,IPR000878,IPR014776, IPR004551;~PFAM:PF00590;~go_function: GO:0004164 - diphthine synthase activity [Evidence IEA];~go_function: GO:0008168 - methyltransferase activity [Evidence IEA];~go_process: GO:0017183 - peptidyl-diphthamide biosynthetic process from peptidyl-histidine [Evidence IEA]), translated as MLYLVGLGLADETDITVRGLEIVKKAERVYLEAYTAILLVDKEKLEAFYGRPVIEADREKVESGSDEILADADKVDVAFLVVGDPFGATTHTDLVLRARELGIESKVIPNASIMSGIGCTGLQLYNFGQTVSMVFFTENWKPSSYYDRVKENVQLGLHTLVLLDIKVKEPSLENMARGRLVYEPPRYMTVAQCAGQMLETEEERQEGVWGPDSLAVGAARVGAADQKLVAGTLKELAEVEMGRPLHSLVLIGKRAHDLEKDYIREFAVDKATFDASWQKGGYGTM; from the exons ATGCTCTACCTGGTAGGACTTGGTCTGGCTGACGAGACCGATATTACGGTCCGCGGTCTGGAGATCGTTAAGAAGGCCGAGCGTGTCTATCTGGAGGCATACACGGCCATTTTGCTCGTCGATAAGGAGAAACTA GAAGCTTTCTATGGACGTCCTGTTATCGAGGCCGACCGCGAAAAGGTCGAGAGTGGCAGCGATGAGATTCTCGCCGACGCCGACAAGGTCGATGTTGCTTTCCTCGTCGTTGGTGATCCCTTTGG CGccaccacacacacagatCTAGTCCTCCGCGCCCGCGAACTGGGCATCGAATCCAAGGTCATCCCCAACGCTTCCATCATGTCCGGTATCGGCTGCACGGGTCTGCAGCTGTACAACTTCGGTCAGACCGTCAGCATGGTCTTCTTCACTGAGAACTGGAAGCCTTCATCCTACTACGATCGGGTCAAGGAGAACGTTCAGTTGGGTCTGCACACATTGGTTCTGTTGGACatcaaggtcaaggagcCGTCGCTGGAGAACATGGCTCGGGGCCGTTTGGTCTACGAGCCCCCTCGCTATATGACCGTTGCGCAGTGTGCAGGTCAGATGTTGGAGACTGAGGAGGAGCGTCAGGAAGGCGTCTGGGGACCGGACAGTCTTGCTGTCGGCGCGGCGCGTGTGGGTGCCGCGGACCAGAAGCTGGTTGCTGGTACCCTAAAGGAACTGGCCGAGGTCGAGATGGGCCGGCCTCTGCACAGCTTGGTGTTGATCGGAAAGAGAGCGCATGACCTGGAGAAGGACTACATCCGGGAGTTCGCTGTCGACAAGGCCACCTTCGACGCTAGCTGGCAGAAGGGCGGATACGGCACTATGTAA
- a CDS encoding uncharacterized protein (COG:S;~EggNog:ENOG410PPF2): protein MPVYMLYGFRWPRAGFTGIRVYIVLHNLEDATAEYLQQPLTSELVMESLKKTEPSIVSRLPNLRFIEQYDPEDTSDDAVSKPYAYVGGKVISIPEDVGPTPETSWKPEDIFKEEPLEKDAMEALTEFRDKYAAGERIGWWIVYNGDPERWFPHDEEDGDSFDDGYDEEGSYADGGEYESDQTQTPPETPSSATMRFPERLTRLFARRTA, encoded by the exons atgcCCGTCTACATGCTCTACGGCTTTCGCTGGCCGCGCGCCGGCTTTACCGGCATCCGCGTATACATTGTTCTCCACAACCTGGAAGACGCAACAGCCGAATACCTCCAACAACCCCTAACCAGCGAACTGGTCATGGAATCGCTCAAAAAGACCGAACCCAGCATCGTCTCCCGCCTACCTAACCTCCGTTTCATCGAGCAATACGACCCCGAAGACACAAGCGACGACGCAGTTAGCAAGCCCTACGCCTACGTCGGTGGGAaagtcatctccatccccgagGATGTCGGTCCTACTCCCGAGACGAGCTGGAAGCCAGAGGACATATTTAAGGAGGAGCCGTTGGAGAAGGACGCCATGGAGGCTCTGACGGAGTTTCGGGATAAGTATGCGGCGGGAGAGCGCATTGGCTGGTGGATTGTGTATAACGGCGATCCGGAGAGGTGGTTCCCTcacgatgaggaagatggggatagTTTCGATGATGGgtatgatgaggaggggagctATGCCGATGGTGGAGAGTATGAGAGTGATCAGACGCAGACGCCGCCGGAGAcgccttcttctgctacG ATGCGATTCCCCGAACGGTTGACTCGATTGTTTGCTAGGCGAACAGCTTAA
- the APS2 gene encoding AP-2 complex subunit sigma (COG:U;~EggNog:ENOG410PMYN;~InterPro:IPR016635,IPR022775,IPR011012,IPR027156;~PFAM:PF01217;~go_component: GO:0030122 - AP-2 adaptor complex [Evidence IEA];~go_function: GO:0035615 - clathrin adaptor activity [Evidence IEA];~go_process: GO:0015031 - protein transport [Evidence IEA];~go_process: GO:0016192 - vesicle-mediated transport [Evidence IEA];~go_process: GO:0072583 - clathrin-dependent endocytosis [Evidence IEA]), which yields MVLSFILVQNRQGKTRLAKWYAPYSDEEKVKLKGEVHRLVAPRDQKYQSNFVEFKRSTKVVYRRYAGLFFCACVDATDNELAYLEAIHFFVEVLDQFFGNVCELDLVFNFYKVYAILDEVFLAGEIEETSKQVVLTRLEHLDKLE from the exons ATGGTACTCTCATTTATTCTGGTGCAGAATCGCCA GGGGAAGACGCGGCTCGCGAAATGGTATGCGCCGTATAGC GATGAAGAAAAGGTCAAGCTAAAGGGCGAG GTCCATCGCCTGGTCGCCCCGCGAGACCAGAAATACCAGTCCAATTTCGTCGAGTTCAAGAGGAGTACCAAGGTCGTCTACCGGAGATATGCGGGGTTATTCTTCTGCGCCTGCGTCGATGCAACCGACAACGAATTGGCCTACCTCGAGGCGATCCATTTCTTCGTCGAGGTGTTGGATCAGTTCTTTGGGAACGTCTGTGAGTTGGACTTGGTGTTCAACTTCTACAAG GTATACGCCATTCTGGACGAGGTGTTCCTTGCAGGTGAAATTGAagaaacaagcaagcaagtcgTATTGACAAGGTTGGAACACTTGGATAAGCTGGAATGA